From one Streptomyces sp. ICC1 genomic stretch:
- a CDS encoding DEAD/DEAH box helicase, translating to MSISSSDRSVMPENDSNEIVDAETLAVTEAIEAVVADEIIEALEADVATGESGESFEDSTTDLDDDADAEADDADAEPTLTFGDLGLPDGIVRKLAQNGVTAPFPIQAATIPDALAGKDILGRGRTGSGKTLSFGLPTLALLAGGHTEKKKPRAIILTPTRELAMQVADALQPYGDVLGLKMKVVCGGTSMSNQIFALERGVDVLVATPGRLRDIINRGACSLANVQVAVLDEADQMADLGFLPEVTELLDQIPGGGQRMLFSATMENEIGTLVKRYLTNPVTHEVDSAQGNVTTMTHHVLVVKPKDKAPVTAAIAARKGRTIIFVRTQLGADRIAEQLIEAGVKADALHGGMTQGARTRVLADFKDGYVNALVATDVAARGIHVDGIDLVLNVDPAGDHKDYLHRSGRTARAGKSGVVVSLALPHQRRQIFRLMEDAGVDASRHIVQGVGAFDPEVAEITGARSLTQVQADSANNAAKQAEREVADLTKQLERLSRRAVELREESDRLVARSARERGEDPEAAVAEVAEAAEAEVAAAAAAAPVAEERPAFQSRDDRGNYERRDNRRDDRGDRGGDRGGFRSGGDRPSGGGFRSGGDRPSGGFNRDDRGGDRGGFRSGGDRPSGGGFRSGGDRPSGGGFRSGGDRPSGGGFRSGGDRPSGGGFRSGGDRPSGGGFRSGGDRPTGGGFRRDDRPSGGFNRDDRGGDRPTGGGFRRDDRPSGGFNRDDRGGDRPSGGGFRSGGDRPTGGSFRRDDRPTGGGFRRDDRPSGGDRPYGRRDDNRPSGSGSTGGSSFGRRDDKPRWKRND from the coding sequence ATGTCCATTTCCAGTTCTGACCGTTCCGTCATGCCCGAGAACGACTCCAACGAGATCGTCGACGCCGAGACCCTCGCGGTCACCGAGGCCATCGAGGCCGTAGTCGCCGACGAGATCATCGAGGCCCTTGAGGCCGACGTGGCGACCGGCGAGTCCGGCGAGTCCTTCGAGGACTCCACCACCGACCTCGACGACGACGCCGACGCTGAGGCGGACGACGCCGACGCCGAGCCCACCCTGACCTTCGGCGACCTCGGTCTGCCGGACGGGATCGTGCGCAAGCTCGCCCAGAACGGCGTCACCGCGCCCTTCCCGATCCAGGCCGCGACCATCCCGGACGCCCTGGCCGGCAAGGACATCCTCGGCCGAGGCCGCACCGGCTCCGGCAAGACCCTCTCCTTCGGTCTGCCGACCCTGGCCCTGCTGGCCGGCGGCCACACCGAGAAGAAGAAGCCCCGCGCGATCATCCTGACGCCGACGCGTGAGCTCGCGATGCAGGTCGCGGACGCCCTCCAGCCCTACGGCGACGTGCTCGGCCTGAAGATGAAGGTCGTCTGCGGCGGTACCTCCATGAGCAACCAGATCTTCGCCCTGGAGCGCGGTGTCGACGTCCTCGTCGCCACCCCGGGCCGTCTGCGCGACATCATCAACCGCGGCGCCTGCTCCCTGGCGAACGTCCAGGTCGCGGTCCTCGACGAGGCCGACCAGATGGCCGACCTGGGCTTCCTGCCCGAGGTCACCGAGCTGCTCGACCAGATCCCCGGCGGCGGCCAGCGCATGCTCTTCTCCGCCACCATGGAGAACGAGATCGGCACCCTGGTCAAGCGCTACCTGACCAACCCCGTCACGCACGAGGTCGACAGCGCGCAGGGCAACGTCACGACCATGACGCACCACGTCCTCGTCGTGAAGCCGAAGGACAAGGCGCCGGTCACGGCCGCCATCGCCGCCCGCAAGGGCCGCACCATCATCTTCGTCCGCACCCAGCTGGGCGCCGACCGCATCGCCGAGCAGCTCATCGAGGCCGGCGTGAAGGCCGACGCGCTGCACGGCGGCATGACGCAGGGTGCCCGTACCCGCGTCCTCGCGGACTTCAAGGACGGCTACGTCAACGCGCTCGTCGCGACCGACGTCGCCGCCCGAGGCATCCACGTCGACGGCATCGACCTGGTCCTGAACGTGGACCCGGCCGGTGACCACAAGGACTACCTGCACCGCTCGGGCCGTACCGCCCGCGCCGGCAAGTCCGGTGTCGTCGTGTCGCTGGCGCTCCCGCACCAGCGCCGCCAGATCTTCCGCCTGATGGAGGACGCGGGCGTCGACGCCTCGCGCCACATCGTCCAGGGCGTCGGCGCCTTCGACCCCGAGGTCGCCGAGATCACCGGTGCCCGTTCGCTGACGCAGGTCCAGGCCGACTCCGCGAACAACGCCGCGAAGCAGGCCGAGCGCGAGGTCGCCGACCTCACCAAGCAGCTGGAGCGCCTGTCGCGCCGTGCCGTCGAGCTGCGCGAGGAGTCCGACCGCCTGGTCGCCCGCTCCGCGCGCGAGCGCGGCGAGGACCCGGAGGCCGCTGTCGCCGAGGTGGCCGAGGCCGCCGAGGCCGAGGTCGCGGCTGCCGCCGCGGCCGCGCCGGTCGCCGAGGAGCGCCCCGCGTTCCAGAGCCGTGACGACCGCGGCAACTACGAGCGCCGCGACAACCGTCGCGACGACCGTGGTGACCGTGGCGGCGACCGTGGCGGCTTCCGCTCCGGTGGCGACCGTCCGTCCGGTGGTGGCTTCCGCTCCGGCGGTGACCGTCCCTCCGGTGGTTTCAACCGTGACGACCGTGGTGGCGACCGTGGCGGCTTCCGCTCCGGTGGCGACCGTCCGTCCGGTGGTGGCTTCCGCTCCGGCGGTGACCGTCCGTCCGGTGGTGGCTTCCGCTCCGGCGGTGACCGTCCGTCCGGTGGTGGCTTCCGCTCCGGCGGTGACCGTCCGTCCGGTGGTGGCTTCCGCTCCGGCGGTGACCGTCCCTCCGGTGGTGGCTTCCGCTCCGGCGGTGACCGTCCGACCGGTGGTGGCTTCCGCCGCGACGACCGCCCCTCGGGTGGTTTCAACCGTGACGACCGCGGTGGCGACCGTCCGACCGGTGGTGGCTTCCGCCGCGACGACCGCCCCTCGGGTGGTTTCAACCGTGACGACCGCGGTGGCGACCGTCCCTCCGGTGGTGGCTTCCGCTCCGGTGGCGACCGTCCGACCGGTGGCAGCTTCCGCCGCGACGACCGCCCCACCGGCGGCGGCTTCCGCCGCGACGACCGCCCCTCGGGCGGCGACCGTCCGTACGGCCGCCGCGACGACAACCGCCCCTCCGGCTCCGGCTCGACCGGTGGCTCCTCCTTCGGCCGCCGCGACGACAAGCCCCGCTGGAAGCGCAACGACTGA